CGAAATCAGTGCGGCGGCGCCACCGCGCGCAGATCGTCGAGCAACGCGCGCGCGAATTCGAGTTGCGTGACGAGCGCAGGCGTTGCCGGGCGAATCGGCATACGCGTTTCGGGCGAAATGGTCCCGTCGAGCGCCAGCATGGCCTTGATCGCACTCGGGTTCGGCGCGGCGAACAACAGGCGCAGCACGCTCTTGAAGCGCGCGAAAAGCCGGCTCGCCGCCTCGCCGTATCCTGCCATCACGAGCGAGCGCACGTCGCGCAGCAAATCCGGGCAAATGTGCGCGCTCGCGAGTATGCCGCCTGTGGCACCCGCTTCGAGACACGCGAGGAACGCTTCGTCCGTCCCGCACAGCAGCGAAATCGGCAATGGCCCCAGCGCCTGGAAGCGCTCGCTCGCGCAAGCCTTGATCGCCACGATATTGTCGACTTCCGCCAGATCGCGCACCGTTTCGACTTCGATCGACACGCCTGTGCGATGCGGCACATCGTAGAGCACCAACGGCTTCGACGTCGCGCGCGCGATCTGCCCAAAGTGCCAGGCGAGCCCCGCCTGGTCCGGGCACACATAGGACGGCGCGGGAACGAGAAAACCCGCCACGTTCCACTTTTCCAGCGCGCGCACGTCCTGCACGAACGCACGCGTGTCGCTGCCGCCGAGGCCCGCGATCACGGGCACGCGGCCCGCTGCCACCTGCGTGATGGCCCGTAGCACGCTCACGCGTTCCACGTCGCTCAGGAGCGCGGCCTCGCCGGTCGTGCTGAGCGCGACGATGCCGCTGATGCCGCGGCTCGCGTATTCGTCGGTGAGACGCTCCAGCGCTTCGATATCCACTTCGCCATCGCGCAACGGCGTGACGATGGGCAGCCAGATTCCTTCGAACATATCAAGCCCCCCTGCTGACGATGCGCGGGCGCAGCGCGCCGATCGTGGCCTGCGGCACACTGGAGATCAGCGTATGCATCGTGAAGTCGATGTCTTCGGGCGCGATATCGAGCTGCACGCGCATGGCGCCATGCACGAATGCGGTCTGCGCGACGTAGACGCCGAGCGGGGAATGAAGCAGCGCGGCGAGATGCGCCCGCGCGCCTGCTTCGTTATTGGCGTCCAGGACCACTTCGAGCCAGGCACGCGGAGAACGCAACGGGACGACCTTTGCACGCGGGCGCACGAACGGCGCCACATTGTCGAAACGGGGGATGGGATTTGCGCAAGCCATGGGGTTTGAATTGCCGTTCGCTGGTTGTGAACACAACTTCAGCGTATTCCCGAACGCATAAAACTGGTGTTAAAAATAGCGGCCCTTGCTGTTTAATTTTCAAATGCTTCGTGCGAGTTGGGGATTCAACTCGAGATGCAGTACGACGAGCCAGCGGCGGGGGCACGCGCTGGCAATCTCGAGTTGCGATCCGTGCGCGCCGCCGGACTGCACGGGCCCGATGAATCCCTGCTCTTTTGCCGCGGCCCATGCGACCCGCGCGTCGGCCACCAGCCAGTGGCTCACGAGAAAGCACGTAATGCAGCTGAAGATCACCGTTTCGAAGTCCGCAATGCCCGGGTCGATTCGTTGGGTCGCGTAGCCGAATACGGCGGTCAATATCTGGTCCACGGAAAACGTGAGAAGCGCGAGCTTCAGCCAGCCTCGAAAGCGCATCGGCATCATTAGCGGGGAACCACAGGATTGAATGGCGGATGGCGAAACACGGCAATGCTCCGGGCAGATTCGACGCGCAAGTGTAGGCGTGGCGCTCTTCCCCGCACAAGAAAAAATGCCGTAAAAAAGCGCGCCGTTGACACATCGGCGCCCGACTATTTACAGCTTGTTTACGCGCCGTTCACCAAGTCTTCGACGAGCACGGCGCAGCCTGGCCCATGCGCGTCTTTCGGCGCGGCGGGATAGCACCTCGCAACGTGAACCCAAGGTGAATGCGAAGTCAGCGCACCGTTACCGGCAAACCGGCAACTCCGCGGCGCGTGCCCTTTGTTGTGTCGCGGCCGCCGAGTTGTACGAGTCCATACTCTGCGCCGCATACCGGTACTGCTGGTCGGAAATGGTGTACTGCTGGAGTTCGCGGCTGCAGCGGTCGCTCGACGAACGCGTCTGGCATCGGCGCACGGTGGCCAGCGCCTGGAGCCGCTGATTGTCGGCCGCTGCATAATCGTTGCCTATGCGATACGCGTCGAAACCCTGCGTGATCGCCGCCACACGCGCTTCGGTCGCCGCGTGCTGGCGCGGGGTGGCGCAAGGGGCAGTGGAGCCTGGCTGGGTTTGCCCGAACGCGTGCATGGCGACAAGGCACAGGGACCATCCTAGCCATGTAGATTTGCGCCGCATGCGATTCCTCATATTTTCAGGTTGTTCTCGCGCTGCAATATCTCGCTGCCAGCACGTAAGTTCAATGTAGAGATCCGCCGGCGCAGGAGCAAGAAGATTCGTAACGAGTGTGGACGGCTTTGGTGAGCTACCGCACAGAACGCGCCCACATCGGCATGTTCGGGAACGTTCGGCGGGCGACATTGCCGTGCCGCCGCCGTGCAATGCGGACTACTATATTGTCAGTGTATTGGGCTACCCGGCAAAGGAGGCTCGATGGCCGACTGGTCGAACATGATTCGGGATTTCGTCGACGAAATCGCTGCGAGCGTGGCCATGATCGGCCGCGACGAGCGGGGACAGTTCGTCGTTTCGGCCTGCAACGATCATTTCATGCGGATGACGGGCGGCAGGCGCAGCGCGATCAAGACATTTCCAGCGCCGTTCGACTCGCTGATTCCCAATTACGCCAGAACCGAATTCCGCCAGAAACTGACCGAATGCTTTGATTCCGGCGTCGCCCGGGAACTCGAGCAAGCCTACGACCTGAGGGACGGAACGCACTGGTGGCGCTTGTCGTTGAAGCCGATACGGCACGCCGAAGGCGGCGTCTCCGTGCTCGAAATCATGGTGACGGGTCTGGAAATCACCACGAAAATGCTGCTGACACACGAACTGGAAGTCAGCACGTCGCGCTTTCGCTCCGTCGTGGATGCGGCGTACGACGCCATCATCACGATCGACCAGCAGCATTGCATTACCCTCTTCAACCGCGCCGCCGAAAACCTGTTCGGCTATTCCGCCACGGAAATGCTCGGGCACCCCATTACGGAGCTTCTGCCCGAGCGCTACCGCGCCAATCATTCGCAATACGTTCACCAGTTCGCGCGCTCGCCCGTGCGCTCGCGGCAAATGGACGAACGTAATCGCGTTTATGGGCTCCATCGCGACGGCTCGCTATTGCCCGTTGAAATCGCGATTTCGAAAATCAACGTCGGCGGCCTGATTGAATTCACGGCCGTGATTCGCGATATTGCCGATCGGGTTCAGTTGATGGACCTGCTCCAGAAGCAGGCCGTGACCGACGAGCTGACCGGCCTGCCGAACCGCCGTGAATTCACCGACACCGTCGACAAGCTGCTGGAGTCGGACAACACGCTCTCCGTCTTCATTCTCGATATCGATTACTTCAAGAAGATCAACGACACCTACGGCCACGACATTGGCGACGAGGTGCTGCGCGTTCTGGCCAAGGTCGTGATGAACTCCGCCTGCCGCATCCGCGTGTTTGCCCGCTGGGGCGGCGAAGAGTTCGTCGCCGCGCTGCCTGACGCCGATGTCGAGGAGGCAACGGCGGCAGCCGAAGAGTTGCGGCTCGCCATCGAGCAGCAAGATTTCGAACACAAGTGGCGGCTAGGCAAACCCGTGCCGTTTACCGTGAGCATTGGCGTGACCGAGCGCCTGCCGGGCGATCACGAGTTGAGTCCGCTCATCAAACGCGCGGACCTCGCGCTGTATCGAGCCAAAGAGAACGGACGCAATCGCGTGGAAGTCGGTTAGCGCGCCCGAAACTCGCATCGCGCCGTCTCGCCAAGGAGCTTCTCATGGACAGAATCGCGCTGGCCTGCGTGGCCGTGCTGGGTCTTTTGCTGTTTGGCCTCGGCGTGAGTATTTCCATGCTGCGCTTTCGCGAGGGCACGCTCTCGGGTTGCGCCACAGACCCGGCCAGCCCGCTGCACAAGCTGGTTCGCGCACACGCGAACACTGCCGAATATGCGCCCTTCCTCGCCGTGCTCTTTCTCTATCTGGGCGCACGCTCGCCCTCGCCTGCAACGCTCGCGCTGATCGTGGCGGCAACGCTCTGCCGGTGCCTCCTCGTCGTCGGGCTGGTCGCGTTTCCTTCGATGGCGAAGCCCAACCCTGCCCGATTCCTCGGCGCGCTCGGCACGTATGCCGCCGGCATTGCGTTGAGTTTTGCGTTGCTGCGTTGAGCGGGGGCGTGAGCCGTGCGCGGCGATGCTGCCTCCTTCGCTATGCGCGCAGCGCGGCCAGCAGCTGCACGAGCGCCTCGATGTCCTCGTCCCGCGTGCGCCACGACGACACGCTGATGCGCAACGCGGGCCGCCCTTGCCACATCGTCCCGCCGAACCACGTTTCGCCACTGGCCTGCACGGCGGCGCGCAGCGCCAGCGTTTGCTCGTCGGTTTCGCAGCGGAACAGCACCTGATTCAACACGACGCGATTGAGCACCTCGTAGCCGAGGCGCGCGAGTTCCGCGCCGATGCGCTGCGCTTGCGCGTGATGGCGCTCGACCATGGCCGCGACGCCGCCGCGGCCCAGCGTGCGTAGCGCCGCCCACACGGGAATACCGCGCGCGCGGCGCGAGAACTCCAGCGTGAGGTTCTTCTGCGCGTCGGCGCTCGCGGACAAATACGCTGCGTCGCTGTTCATCGCCTCGGCCAACGCCTTCGCGTCGCGGCAAATCACCATCGCGCAGTCGTACGGCGTATTCAGCCACTTGTGGGCATCGGTCGTCCAGCTATCGGCCCCTTCGATGCCCTCGGTCAACCCGCTCAACGCGGCCGATGACGCGGTGCGCGCCCACAGGCCGAACGCACCGTCGACATGCACCCACGCGCCAGCCGCCCTCGCCCGCGCAATGATGGGCGCAAAAGGGTCGAATTCACCGGTATTCACCTCGCCGGCCTGCAGGCAGAGGATCGTGCGGTCGTCGAGCGGCGGGAGACGCGGAGCATCCACGCGCCCATGGGCGTCGACGCTTGCGTAGACGATGCGATCGAGCCCGAAGCCCAGAATGCGCAGCGCCTTCTTCACTGTGATGTGAGCGAGTTCCGAAATCACGACCTTGATCTCGGGCGCGCCGATCAACCCCTGGCGGTCGAAATCCCAGCCTTGCCGCGCAAGCAGCGCGCGCCGGGCGGTAGCGAGCGCCCCGAGCGTGCACGCGGTGGCGCTGGTGCCGAAGCCCACGGCGCTTTCGCGCGGCAGGTCGAGCGCTTCCAGCACCCAGCGCCCCGCGACACCTTCGACCGTGGCTGCGACCGGCGAGTTGTCGAACGTCGAGGCGCACTGATCCCACGCCAGCATGAGCCGCTCCACCGCGGCTGCCGCGGGCAGCGCAGCGCCGATCACGAAGCCGAAATAGCGCGGGCCGTTAGAAGCCGTCGTCGCGGGCGAGCCTACGCGGTCGAGCAAGGACAGCGTGTCTTGCGCGGGCAATCCGTTTGCGGGCAGCGGCTCGTCGAACGCACCGAGCGCCGCGATGGCTTCATTCGAAGGATAAACACGCCGCGTGGCGTTTCCTTCGACGTAGCGCCGGCCGCGTGTGTCGGCATCCGCCAGTAGTGTCAGTTCATCCATTCCATGCCTCCTGTCCGGTTTTCCATTCAGATGTCAGTTCGACGTTCAGGCGCGCGAGGCCGCACGCGCCATGCTTCGCGCAGTGAGCGCCCAGAACAGCAGCGCCAGCAAACTCACGGCCGCGCCTAGCTCGCACACGCCATGCCAGCCAGCCACGGCATATGTCGCGGTAGTGGCAATCGCGCCAAGCCCGCTGCCAACCGCATAGAACAGCATATAAAGGCTCACGAGCCGGCTATGCAGTTGCTCGCCGCCGCGAAAGATCAAGCTTTGATTGGTCACATGCAGCGCCTGGCCGCCAAGATCGAGGAGCACGATTCCGATCAGCAGCATCCACAGCGACTGGCTCAGCATCGAGAGCGGCCACCACGCCAGCAACAATAGCGCCAGCGCGGCAGCACTGGTGCGCTGGCCCCAACCCCGGTCGGCCCATTGTCCGGCGCGCGCGGCGGCAAGCGCGCCCGTCGCCCCGGCGATGCCGAATGCCCCGATCGCCGTATGGGAAAACTGGTAGGGTGGCGCACTCAGCGGCAGCACCAACGCGCTCCAGAAGATATTGAGTATCGCGAACATCAGCAGCGCGAGCACGCCGCGCGTCTGCAGCACGCGGTCCGAGCGCAACAACGCGCACATCGAGATGATCAGTTGTCCATAGCTCATCGGTTCCTGCGCGACACGCGCAAGCTTGGGAAGCCGGCGCCACAGCGGCACGCCAAGCGCGAGCATAACGGCGGCGGAACAACCGTATACACCCCGCCAACCTGCCAGATCGCTCACGCCGCCGGCAAATACGCGAGCCAGCAGCAGGCCAATGAACACCCCACTGCCTGCTGCGCCCACCACTCGCCCGCGCTCCTCGGGCGCGGCGGCAGCGGCCGCATAGGCGATCAGACCCTGCGTCATGGCCGTCCCCAGCATGCCAACACCCAGCATGCCCGCCAGCAGCACCGCTACGGAGCGCGCGAGACTGACCACGCACAGCGCGCCCGCCAGCACCAGCAATTGCACGATCATCAGGCGGCGGCGCTCCACCCTGTCGCCCAGCGGCACGAGCAGCAGCAACGCCAGCGCGCAACCGGCCTGCGTGGCCGTGACCACGCCGCCCACAGCGGCGCGGGTAATGCCGAAATCGCGCGCCAATGCGTCCAGCAAGGGCTGCGCATAGTAGACATTGGCAACGCTCAAGCCGCTGGCCGCAGCGAACAGCAGTACGAGGCCGCGCGGCATCGGTGCGTGCGGCCGGACTTGAGCGCTGCGGGCCGGCGCCGCAAGCGCAAGGGAATCCGCGTCCATGATCGTCAATCCAGTTTCAAAATAAAACTGGTTGAATGGTATGGCAAGCGGTTTTAAAATGCAACTACGTGAGGCGTAGTGGCAAATGAGGAAATCGTCATGGCAAGCCGCCAATCCATGAAGAAGGATACCTGTCCCGTCGCGCGCTCGGTGGATGTGATCGGCGACCGGTGGTCGCTGATGATCCTGCGTGACGTCTTCGATGGCGTTTACCGCTTCGGTGACATTCAGCGCAATCTGGGCGTGGCGCGCAACATTCTGTCCGGCCGTTTGAGCCAGCTCGTCGAGGCCGGCATACTCGAAACACGGCCCGCCTCCGACGGCACGGCCTATCAGGAGTACGTGCTAACGAAGAAAGGGGAAAGCCTCTTCCCCGTTATCGTCGCCCTTCAACAGTGGGGCGAGCGCCATTTGTTCGAACGCGGCGAGAAGCATTCGTGGTTGATCGACAAAGCAACGGGCAAGCCGTTGCTGTCGATGTTTCCGCAGACTCGCGAGGGGCACGCGCTCACCCCTCACGACACCGTGGTCAAGAAACCTGCATGACGCCCGTTTCGCGACGCGCTCACACAGCCGGGTCGATCGGCGAAGGCGGCGCGCCGCGTTCTTCGATCGCCTGGCCGGCGAGCAGACACAGGTCCTCGCGGAAGTGCCCGGCGACGATCTGCACGCCCACCGGCACGTCCTTCACCATGCCCGTCGACACCACGAGCCCCGGCAGGCCCATCGCGGGCAAGGCGCGCATGGTCAACTGGGCATCCCACACGCGCTGGAAGCCCGCCGCGCCCTGCATGTCGAGGTTGTCGGGGAACGGCAGTTCGCCCGAAACCGGCAGCAGCAGCACGGGATAATCCGCAAGGAACAGGCGCCATGCGCGCGTGAGCGTCGTGCGGCGCACGAGCGACGGCACCACCACGTTCTCGGGCATCGCCGCGACCTTGGCGCGCACGCCATCCACCACCGCCTGCGCACCCGGGTCGCCGTCGCGCGCCACGGCGTCGGCGAGCGCCGGGAAACCGTCGCCGAGCCACAGGCGCTCCTGCACTTCGCCGGCGTCGCGCAGGAGCGGCACATCGTCGATCTGCTCGACCGTCCACCCCGCGTCGGCCAGCCGTCGGCCAGCGTCGAGCAAGGCGTCCTCCACTTCCTTCGTAATGCTCATGCCGCCCGGACGCAGGCACAGCGCCGCGCGCCGCGGCACGTCGGGCCCGATGAGCGGCGCCGGCGCCCACCATGGGTCGCGCAAGTCGGGCGCGGCAAGCGCCGCGAGCGCCACGCGCAGGTCCTCGACCGTGCGCGCCATCGGGCCCGCGCCCGACATCATCTGCGCGCCGATCGGCCGCTCGGGCGACGACGCGTTGAACGCCGGCACACGCCCGATGCTGGGCCGCAGGCCATGCACGCCGCACGCATACGCGGGGTAGCGCACCGAGCCGCCAATGTCGGTGCCGAGCGCGATATGGCCGATGCCGGCCGTCACCGCCGCCGCCGCGCCGCCGCTCGAACCGCCCGGCGTGAGCGACGCATTGCGCGGGTTCTTCGTATGCCCGTGCACCTGGTTGCTCGTGAACCAGCGCAGCGCGAAGGTCGGCGAATTGGTGCGGCCGAGCAGCACGGCGCCCGCGCGCACGAGATTCTCGACAGCGGGGCTGTTCACCTGCGCGATCAGATCCTTTTGCAGACGCGTGCCGTTGGTCGTGGCAAAGCCCGCCTGGTCGATGTTGATCTTCGTGGTGACAGGCACGCCCGCCAGCGGCCCCGGATCTTCGCCGCGCGCGATCGCTGCGTCGATCTTGTCGGCCTGCTGGAAGACCCATTCGGGCCGATAGTCGATCACCGCGTTGATGAGCGGATTGACGGCTTCGAGGCGCTCGAGCGCGGCCTTCGCGGCCTCGCGTGCGGACACCTCGCGCGCGCGAACCTGCTTTGCAAGTTCCGTTGCGGTTAAACGCCAAAGTTCAGTCACGATCCCTCCGGTTCGTTGGCAAATTGAGAATGAGTCAGTCAGGCGCTTGCCGATAAAGGCTCGACACGCTGCCGGTCGCGCAGGACGGCCAGCGCGAGCGCCGCGAGTCCGCACGCCGCGATGAGCGCGAGCAGCGCCGCCCGGCCGCCGTGCACGAGCACCCAGCCGCCGACGCTCGGAAAGCCGAACGCGCCGACGAAGTACGCCGCAACAAACCAGGTGAGCGCGGCGCGGCGGTGCGCGGCCACGGAGTCGTTGACGGCCTGGAGCTGGACGATCGGGTACGCGAGCCCGTACCCGGTGCCGAGCAGCACCGCAGCCGCCGATTGAAACAGCACGTGAAACGGCACGACGAACATGGCCGCGCTGCCCAGCACCATCATCGTGAGCAGCACTTTCGTCGCCGTTCCCGGGCGCAGCTTGATCACCACGCGCGAGAGCAGCCAGCGCGTGGCGATGACGGTCACCGTGTAGACGCTGAAGAAGGTGGTCGCTTTCGCCTCGGTGCCTTGCACGAGCGACATCTGGAACGTCATGAGGCCGGAGAACACGCAGCCGCCGAGCGCGATGATGACGATGGGATACACCGCGCGCGTGCGGGCGATCGCGCCCGCCTTCAGGAGCCACGCCTGCGGCGAGGCCGGCTCTTGCGCGGCGGACGCGGAGCGCACGTGCGGCGCAATCCGGCCGAATAGTTCGAGCAGGACCGCCGCCAGCACGCACAGGCCGCCGATCGCGTAGAGCACGCCGCCAAGCGGC
This genomic window from Paraburkholderia acidiphila contains:
- a CDS encoding 4-hydroxy-tetrahydrodipicolinate synthase family protein, translated to MFEGIWLPIVTPLRDGEVDIEALERLTDEYASRGISGIVALSTTGEAALLSDVERVSVLRAITQVAAGRVPVIAGLGGSDTRAFVQDVRALEKWNVAGFLVPAPSYVCPDQAGLAWHFGQIARATSKPLVLYDVPHRTGVSIEVETVRDLAEVDNIVAIKACASERFQALGPLPISLLCGTDEAFLACLEAGATGGILASAHICPDLLRDVRSLVMAGYGEAASRLFARFKSVLRLLFAAPNPSAIKAMLALDGTISPETRMPIRPATPALVTQLEFARALLDDLRAVAPPH
- a CDS encoding sensor domain-containing diguanylate cyclase produces the protein MADWSNMIRDFVDEIAASVAMIGRDERGQFVVSACNDHFMRMTGGRRSAIKTFPAPFDSLIPNYARTEFRQKLTECFDSGVARELEQAYDLRDGTHWWRLSLKPIRHAEGGVSVLEIMVTGLEITTKMLLTHELEVSTSRFRSVVDAAYDAIITIDQQHCITLFNRAAENLFGYSATEMLGHPITELLPERYRANHSQYVHQFARSPVRSRQMDERNRVYGLHRDGSLLPVEIAISKINVGGLIEFTAVIRDIADRVQLMDLLQKQAVTDELTGLPNRREFTDTVDKLLESDNTLSVFILDIDYFKKINDTYGHDIGDEVLRVLAKVVMNSACRIRVFARWGGEEFVAALPDADVEEATAAAEELRLAIEQQDFEHKWRLGKPVPFTVSIGVTERLPGDHELSPLIKRADLALYRAKENGRNRVEVG
- a CDS encoding MAPEG family protein, giving the protein MDRIALACVAVLGLLLFGLGVSISMLRFREGTLSGCATDPASPLHKLVRAHANTAEYAPFLAVLFLYLGARSPSPATLALIVAATLCRCLLVVGLVAFPSMAKPNPARFLGALGTYAAGIALSFALLR
- a CDS encoding pyridoxal phosphate-dependent decarboxylase family protein, whose translation is MDELTLLADADTRGRRYVEGNATRRVYPSNEAIAALGAFDEPLPANGLPAQDTLSLLDRVGSPATTASNGPRYFGFVIGAALPAAAAVERLMLAWDQCASTFDNSPVAATVEGVAGRWVLEALDLPRESAVGFGTSATACTLGALATARRALLARQGWDFDRQGLIGAPEIKVVISELAHITVKKALRILGFGLDRIVYASVDAHGRVDAPRLPPLDDRTILCLQAGEVNTGEFDPFAPIIARARAAGAWVHVDGAFGLWARTASSAALSGLTEGIEGADSWTTDAHKWLNTPYDCAMVICRDAKALAEAMNSDAAYLSASADAQKNLTLEFSRRARGIPVWAALRTLGRGGVAAMVERHHAQAQRIGAELARLGYEVLNRVVLNQVLFRCETDEQTLALRAAVQASGETWFGGTMWQGRPALRISVSSWRTRDEDIEALVQLLAALRA
- a CDS encoding MFS transporter, encoding MPRGLVLLFAAASGLSVANVYYAQPLLDALARDFGITRAAVGGVVTATQAGCALALLLLVPLGDRVERRRLMIVQLLVLAGALCVVSLARSVAVLLAGMLGVGMLGTAMTQGLIAYAAAAAAPEERGRVVGAAGSGVFIGLLLARVFAGGVSDLAGWRGVYGCSAAVMLALGVPLWRRLPKLARVAQEPMSYGQLIISMCALLRSDRVLQTRGVLALLMFAILNIFWSALVLPLSAPPYQFSHTAIGAFGIAGATGALAAARAGQWADRGWGQRTSAAALALLLLAWWPLSMLSQSLWMLLIGIVLLDLGGQALHVTNQSLIFRGGEQLHSRLVSLYMLFYAVGSGLGAIATTATYAVAGWHGVCELGAAVSLLALLFWALTARSMARAASRA
- a CDS encoding winged helix-turn-helix transcriptional regulator, with translation MASRQSMKKDTCPVARSVDVIGDRWSLMILRDVFDGVYRFGDIQRNLGVARNILSGRLSQLVEAGILETRPASDGTAYQEYVLTKKGESLFPVIVALQQWGERHLFERGEKHSWLIDKATGKPLLSMFPQTREGHALTPHDTVVKKPA
- a CDS encoding amidase family protein, which produces MTELWRLTATELAKQVRAREVSAREAAKAALERLEAVNPLINAVIDYRPEWVFQQADKIDAAIARGEDPGPLAGVPVTTKINIDQAGFATTNGTRLQKDLIAQVNSPAVENLVRAGAVLLGRTNSPTFALRWFTSNQVHGHTKNPRNASLTPGGSSGGAAAAVTAGIGHIALGTDIGGSVRYPAYACGVHGLRPSIGRVPAFNASSPERPIGAQMMSGAGPMARTVEDLRVALAALAAPDLRDPWWAPAPLIGPDVPRRAALCLRPGGMSITKEVEDALLDAGRRLADAGWTVEQIDDVPLLRDAGEVQERLWLGDGFPALADAVARDGDPGAQAVVDGVRAKVAAMPENVVVPSLVRRTTLTRAWRLFLADYPVLLLPVSGELPFPDNLDMQGAAGFQRVWDAQLTMRALPAMGLPGLVVSTGMVKDVPVGVQIVAGHFREDLCLLAGQAIEERGAPPSPIDPAV
- a CDS encoding MFS transporter, whose protein sequence is MRPFSALIMLVGVLLASAGYGATFLFSMRVHAIGGNDINTGVALAGAALGTFVGVSLTGWVAQHVGAARMAALAALCVGAGVVSFALVEHVSSFEVVPGFLVGFGWGAFCLAAPMALAERTNDAERGLWFLRFATMQMTGIGGSPAIAGFAIRFWRMPLGGVLYAIGGLCVLAAVLLELFGRIAPHVRSASAAQEPASPQAWLLKAGAIARTRAVYPIVIIALGGCVFSGLMTFQMSLVQGTEAKATTFFSVYTVTVIATRWLLSRVVIKLRPGTATKVLLTMMVLGSAAMFVVPFHVLFQSAAAVLLGTGYGLAYPIVQLQAVNDSVAAHRRAALTWFVAAYFVGAFGFPSVGGWVLVHGGRAALLALIAACGLAALALAVLRDRQRVEPLSASA